In Anaerostipes hadrus ATCC 29173 = JCM 17467, a single genomic region encodes these proteins:
- a CDS encoding helix-turn-helix domain-containing protein — protein sequence MFNENLKTIRKAKGYTQEELAIKIHVVRQTISKWEKGLSVPDADTLSKLADVLEINVSELLGSEIKEEANKNEVAEQLAKISEQLALKNRRHKRIWKVIGVILLAVIVINMLLVVLGTVTYNEKNADITTIEEKF from the coding sequence ATGTTTAATGAGAATCTAAAAACAATAAGAAAAGCAAAAGGTTACACACAAGAAGAACTTGCAATCAAAATTCATGTAGTAAGACAAACTATCAGCAAATGGGAAAAAGGACTATCCGTACCAGATGCAGATACATTATCCAAATTAGCGGATGTATTAGAGATTAATGTGAGTGAATTATTGGGTAGTGAAATAAAAGAAGAAGCCAATAAGAATGAAGTAGCAGAACAACTTGCGAAGATCAGTGAACAATTGGCGCTTAAGAATAGACGGCATAAGAGGATATGGAAAGTTATTGGAGTTATATTGTTAGCTGTGATTGTTATTAATATGCTTCTAGTGGTTTTGGGCACGGTGACATATAACGAAAAAAATGCGGATATTACTACAATTGAAGAGAAATTTTGA
- a CDS encoding Wadjet anti-phage system protein JetA family protein, with the protein MKFAYDIPDSFWSLFRSMNRELYMEALLKINEEYEYNNYYLSKEVCLQVLEDWNESQRIWLSPEEFESENDASQTPPNRILNWLIKTGWLKRIEDFSTLTTNIIIPDYAAVFLTAFEELVNPSTDDTEIYIQNVYATLFSFWHDKKMNLAMLKTALVNTKKLNKALQDMLHNMDHFFSRLLKQKSYEEVLAEHLEGYVEEIVEKKYHILKTNDNFYLYKNDIKRCLREMREDIPWMEQVQKKADKEKGEDVLSIINAIERGFDDIEHRISNMDKEHSKYIRATVTRMNYMLNGESDTRGLMIQLLKTIGDSKDSEEKIEKVGQSMNLSHFEVLSEKSLYKKRKRRDFASQVEEEKQQEELSREDVLRLNKIHTRYQQAEIEDFIESYMQDDHMEVKDIDIRDEESFEKLILAYDYSTRRNSKYKVIERDDKLIDNGSYRYPALTFVRRKPKS; encoded by the coding sequence ATGAAATTTGCCTATGATATCCCAGATTCATTCTGGAGTTTATTTCGTTCGATGAACAGAGAACTTTATATGGAAGCTTTGCTGAAGATCAACGAAGAATATGAATATAACAATTATTATTTAAGTAAAGAAGTATGCCTTCAGGTATTAGAAGACTGGAACGAAAGCCAGCGGATCTGGTTATCTCCTGAAGAATTTGAATCAGAAAATGATGCAAGCCAGACACCGCCAAACAGGATTTTAAACTGGCTGATCAAGACAGGCTGGTTAAAGAGGATCGAAGATTTCTCAACATTAACTACCAATATCATCATTCCTGATTACGCAGCCGTATTTTTAACAGCATTTGAAGAGTTAGTCAACCCATCAACAGATGACACAGAGATCTATATCCAGAATGTATACGCAACACTGTTTTCATTCTGGCATGATAAGAAGATGAACTTAGCCATGTTAAAAACAGCGCTTGTTAATACAAAGAAATTAAATAAAGCCTTGCAGGATATGTTACACAACATGGACCATTTCTTTAGCCGACTGCTAAAACAGAAATCATATGAAGAAGTGTTGGCAGAACATTTGGAAGGTTACGTTGAGGAAATCGTTGAGAAGAAATATCATATCTTAAAGACAAATGATAACTTCTATTTATATAAAAATGATATCAAACGATGTTTAAGAGAAATGAGAGAAGATATTCCATGGATGGAACAGGTACAGAAGAAAGCAGATAAAGAAAAAGGCGAAGATGTGCTAAGCATCATCAATGCGATCGAACGTGGATTTGATGATATTGAACATCGAATTTCCAACATGGATAAAGAACATTCTAAATATATCAGGGCAACAGTAACGCGTATGAATTACATGCTGAATGGAGAATCCGACACAAGAGGTCTGATGATCCAGCTGTTAAAGACGATCGGGGATTCTAAGGACAGCGAGGAAAAGATCGAGAAGGTCGGACAGAGTATGAATCTCTCTCATTTTGAAGTGCTTTCAGAGAAGTCTTTGTATAAGAAGAGAAAACGAAGAGATTTTGCAAGTCAGGTGGAAGAAGAAAAGCAGCAGGAAGAATTATCAAGAGAAGATGTCCTAAGATTAAATAAGATTCATACAAGATACCAACAGGCTGAGATTGAAGATTTCATTGAATCTTATATGCAGGATGACCATATGGAAGTTAAGGATATTGATATCAGGGATGAAGAGTCCTTTGAGAAATTAATCCTTGCCTACGATTACAGTACGAGAAGAAACAGTAAATATAAAG
- a CDS encoding MATE family efflux transporter, which translates to MKRIDFENGSVTQNIFAAALPMLVAQILNLLYNIVDRIYIARIPHIGTAALGAVGLCFPLVVIITAFANLFGSGGAPLFSISRGQKKNKQAVHIMNTSFTMVCFSAVVLMLIGLLFARPLLILFGASKDVLVYAFPYMMLYLIGTLPSMIAIGMNPFINAQGYSTIGMFSVAIGAVANLLLDPFFIFALGFGVRGAAIATVISQCLSASFVLFFLTKKAELKVRFLHKNELSESLGYAKNIISLGTAGFIMQLTNGLVSIVCNNVLSVTGGDIYISVMTIVSSVRQLVETPIYAMNEGGSPILSYNYGARRPARVRKAMIVMSAMILCYTAVMWSVIIFAPGTLIRVFSSDPSLVKDSIPALNQYFAAFIFMDLQYIGQTVFKSLNKKKHAIFFSLLRKVFIVIPLTYFMPYVLHMGTSGVFLAEPVSNVIGGGFCFITMLCTVLPELRRMDNCD; encoded by the coding sequence ATGAAACGAATTGATTTTGAAAATGGGTCTGTAACCCAAAATATCTTTGCAGCAGCACTTCCTATGCTTGTTGCTCAGATCTTAAACTTATTATATAACATTGTTGACCGTATTTATATCGCACGAATCCCACATATTGGAACAGCTGCACTTGGTGCTGTTGGACTGTGCTTTCCGCTGGTTGTGATCATTACTGCATTTGCTAACTTATTTGGAAGTGGCGGAGCTCCTTTATTTTCGATCAGCCGAGGGCAAAAGAAAAATAAACAGGCTGTCCATATCATGAATACATCATTTACTATGGTTTGTTTTAGTGCTGTCGTATTGATGCTCATTGGGCTTTTATTTGCACGCCCGCTTTTGATATTATTCGGGGCTTCCAAGGATGTTCTCGTTTATGCTTTTCCATATATGATGCTCTATCTAATTGGTACACTGCCATCTATGATCGCCATTGGAATGAATCCATTTATTAATGCACAAGGATATTCAACCATCGGAATGTTTTCTGTTGCGATCGGTGCCGTTGCCAACTTACTGCTTGACCCATTCTTTATTTTTGCATTAGGGTTTGGCGTTCGGGGTGCTGCGATTGCAACTGTGATTTCACAATGTCTTTCTGCTTCTTTTGTGTTATTTTTCCTTACAAAAAAAGCAGAATTAAAGGTACGTTTTCTTCATAAAAATGAGCTGTCAGAAAGTTTAGGATATGCAAAGAATATCATCAGCCTTGGAACTGCCGGATTTATCATGCAGTTAACTAACGGTCTGGTAAGTATTGTTTGCAACAATGTACTTTCTGTGACTGGCGGAGATATTTATATCTCTGTCATGACAATCGTATCAAGTGTACGACAACTTGTGGAAACCCCGATTTATGCCATGAATGAAGGCGGTTCTCCAATCTTAAGTTATAACTATGGTGCCAGACGTCCAGCTCGTGTAAGAAAGGCTATGATCGTTATGTCTGCTATGATCCTATGCTATACAGCCGTTATGTGGAGTGTTATCATTTTTGCTCCTGGTACATTGATCCGTGTATTCAGTTCTGATCCTTCACTTGTAAAAGATTCCATTCCTGCATTGAATCAGTATTTTGCTGCTTTTATCTTTATGGATCTGCAGTATATTGGACAGACAGTATTTAAATCTCTAAACAAAAAGAAACATGCGATCTTTTTCTCATTGCTTCGTAAGGTATTTATTGTTATTCCATTAACTTATTTTATGCCTTATGTATTGCACATGGGAACTTCCGGGGTATTCCTTGCGGAACCTGTTTCTAATGTGATCGGTGGAGGCTTTTGCTTCATTACGATGCTTTGTACTGTGCTACCTGAACTTAGAAGAATGGATAACTGTGATTGA
- a CDS encoding nucleotidyltransferase domain-containing protein gives MMGELKKMRTEKKMTQQQVADLVGISLRSYKSYENDEKKQGSLKYKYILEKLSEINPIDEEHGIIDIEYITEKCGNVFQKYDVNFCYLFGSYAKSKAKPTSDVDLLISANVKGLKFYGLVEEIREALHKKVDVLEINQLKDNLELTQEILKDGIKIYG, from the coding sequence ATGATGGGTGAGTTAAAAAAAATGAGAACTGAAAAAAAGATGACACAACAACAAGTTGCTGATTTGGTAGGAATATCTTTACGTTCTTATAAATCATATGAGAATGATGAGAAAAAACAAGGAAGTTTGAAATACAAATATATATTAGAAAAACTTTCAGAAATAAATCCAATAGACGAAGAACATGGAATTATTGATATAGAATATATAACTGAAAAATGCGGAAATGTATTTCAAAAATATGATGTAAATTTTTGTTATCTTTTTGGATCTTACGCTAAATCGAAAGCAAAGCCAACCAGTGATGTGGATCTGTTAATTTCAGCAAATGTAAAAGGACTAAAATTTTATGGATTAGTCGAAGAAATTAGAGAAGCACTACACAAAAAAGTAGATGTTTTAGAAATTAATCAATTAAAAGATAATTTAGAATTAACACAAGAAATATTAAAAGATGGGATAAAAATATATGGATAA
- a CDS encoding MarR family winged helix-turn-helix transcriptional regulator has product MESKQNRTLKEFDSLYKMIDDVYHEIALSMHLTDSAFLILYCLLELGDGCSQKDICKLYSISKQTVNSSVKSLEDKGVLIRKAGVGRDIHLFFTEFGREFSEKHICPVFDMENATFESMEPSECEQLLSLTRKYVQILKKNMKQYVLEEKEF; this is encoded by the coding sequence ATGGAATCGAAACAAAATCGTACCTTAAAGGAATTTGATTCTCTCTATAAGATGATCGATGATGTCTATCATGAGATCGCTCTTTCCATGCATCTTACGGATTCCGCATTTCTCATTTTATATTGTCTGTTAGAACTTGGAGATGGTTGCTCTCAGAAAGATATCTGCAAACTTTACTCCATCTCAAAACAAACGGTGAATTCTTCCGTAAAATCATTAGAAGATAAAGGAGTTTTGATCCGTAAAGCCGGCGTCGGAAGGGATATCCACTTATTTTTTACAGAGTTTGGACGAGAATTTTCTGAAAAACATATCTGTCCTGTCTTTGATATGGAAAATGCTACATTTGAATCTATGGAGCCTTCGGAGTGTGAACAGCTGCTTTCTCTTACGAGAAAATATGTTCAGATTTTAAAGAAAAATATGAAACAATATGTCTTAGAGGAAAAGGAGTTTTAG
- a CDS encoding DUF86 domain-containing protein encodes MDNVKNDRYYIQKIRNDLQFIVQHMKDVDIEELNANEILLDSMLFRMIQLSENAKKLSDEYKEKRGYIPWNAMYGLRNRIVHDYGNVDLNIVFETLKNDIPELLEMIKG; translated from the coding sequence ATGGATAATGTAAAGAATGATCGTTATTACATTCAAAAAATACGAAACGATTTGCAATTTATAGTACAACATATGAAAGATGTAGATATAGAAGAATTGAATGCAAATGAAATACTACTGGATTCAATGTTGTTTCGAATGATTCAGTTATCTGAAAATGCAAAGAAATTGTCGGATGAGTATAAAGAGAAAAGAGGATATATTCCATGGAATGCTATGTATGGATTGAGAAATCGTATTGTACACGATTATGGAAATGTTGATTTAAATATTGTCTTTGAAACATTAAAAAATGATATACCAGAATTGTTAGAGATGATAAAAGGATAA
- a CDS encoding MATE family efflux transporter produces MKIQLSDHFTYKRLIRFVFPSIIMMICTSMYSIIDGLFISNFAGKTAFAAVNLILPVAMGVGAIGFMIGSGGSAIVAKTLGEGKKEKANEYFSMLIFTALIGATILSVFGFIFIRQICMALGARGQLLEYASTYGRIMFVSQPMFMMQTIFYNFFITAEKPSYSLRMSLISGVINIVFDYLFIGVMHYGVAGAAVATAMGEYVGGLVPLIYFARKNNSSRLRLVKPVWRKDILLKTCLNGSSEFMTNASSSVVNMLYNTQLMRLAGADGVAAYGVIMYANFIFAAIYLGYSMGSAPITSYNYGAGNHSELKNMLKKSLSLIAVTGVCLTLISEFFSHPLINIFVGYDADLFAMTLHGFRLYAFVFLINGFNIWASSFFTALNNGVVSGMIAFLRTLLFQIGCIMLLPLVLGLNGIWMGVVVAEMLTLIVTIYFLRSRRKVYHY; encoded by the coding sequence ATGAAGATTCAATTATCAGATCATTTCACTTACAAACGTCTGATCCGTTTTGTATTTCCATCGATCATTATGATGATCTGTACTTCGATGTACAGTATTATTGATGGATTGTTTATTTCCAATTTTGCAGGAAAAACAGCATTTGCTGCGGTCAATCTTATCCTTCCTGTTGCGATGGGTGTTGGAGCGATCGGATTTATGATCGGTTCTGGTGGAAGTGCGATCGTTGCAAAAACGCTTGGTGAGGGCAAAAAAGAAAAAGCAAATGAATATTTTTCTATGCTGATCTTTACTGCTTTGATCGGAGCTACGATCCTGTCTGTCTTTGGATTTATTTTTATAAGGCAGATCTGTATGGCACTTGGGGCGCGTGGACAGCTGCTTGAATATGCGTCTACTTATGGACGTATTATGTTTGTATCACAGCCAATGTTTATGATGCAGACGATCTTTTATAACTTCTTTATTACAGCAGAGAAACCTTCTTATAGTCTTCGTATGTCTTTGATTTCTGGCGTGATCAATATTGTGTTTGACTATCTCTTTATCGGAGTTATGCATTATGGTGTTGCCGGGGCTGCGGTTGCAACTGCCATGGGTGAGTATGTTGGCGGGCTTGTACCGTTGATCTATTTTGCGCGGAAAAATAACAGCAGCCGTCTTCGTCTTGTGAAACCTGTCTGGAGAAAAGATATTTTATTAAAGACCTGTTTAAATGGTTCTTCGGAATTTATGACAAATGCTTCTTCTTCCGTTGTAAATATGCTTTATAATACACAGTTAATGCGCCTTGCTGGTGCAGATGGTGTTGCTGCTTATGGTGTGATCATGTATGCGAACTTTATCTTTGCTGCAATCTATCTTGGATATTCTATGGGAAGCGCTCCGATCACCAGTTATAATTATGGGGCTGGAAATCATTCGGAATTGAAGAATATGTTGAAGAAGAGTTTGTCTTTAATTGCTGTAACTGGGGTTTGTCTGACTTTGATCTCTGAGTTTTTTTCCCATCCGCTGATCAATATCTTTGTTGGATATGATGCTGATCTGTTTGCTATGACGTTACATGGATTCCGGTTGTATGCATTTGTGTTTTTGATCAATGGATTTAATATCTGGGCTTCTTCGTTCTTTACAGCTTTGAATAATGGGGTTGTTTCTGGAATGATTGCATTCCTTCGAACTTTGTTGTTCCAGATTGGGTGTATTATGCTGCTGCCACTTGTGCTTGGATTGAATGGAATCTGGATGGGAGTTGTTGTAGCGGAGATGTTGACTTTAATTGTTACGATTTATTTTTTACGGAGTAGAAGGAAAGTTTATCACTACTAA